The DNA segment TTGAACGGCTGCGCTGGCGTCCTGCTCGTTTTTCGCGGGCTACAGGAATCACTTCGGGATCATCACGCAGGCTCGTTTCCTCTGCAGCTGTAGGTTTGGTCTTATGACCGGTCGGAGTTATGGCGGTTGTGGTATTGATAGCAACGCCGTTACGAACCACAAAGTTGCTTTGCGGAACTGTTTTGGCGTTACCTGCACGGCCTCTGAAGAGGATAACTTCCTCGCTGGAATCAGATTCGGCCAATGATGGCTTCCGAATGGGAACCAGGGGTGGCGGATGGACAGCACGGTGTTTGTCTCGGATAGCTTTATCTCCGCTAACgtcaaagaaaaagaggtcTTGTGCCTGTTCTTGGGGAGTCTcgctggaggggttgtcttgAGACGTCGAGTTGGAAAGAAccatcttgcccttggccgCTGAATCTAGCTCAACGAGAGTCGTCTTCTCTATGACAGCCTCCGCGGATACGTTGAGGTTGACGTCTACGGTAGTGATGTCCATGTCGTCGGCCTTGCTCTCTGTAGCCTCGCCAGGGGGAACTTTGTCTTGCTCGATATCTTCAAGAAGTTTTAAAGGTTCGCTGTATCCAGCACTAACAAACGATACAGGCTTTTGTCGAAGTTTCACCGTACCGGAAGTCCAGGCTGAGTCAAGGTGGTGGGACTGAGTGTTCCTAACCTCATCCTTCAAAGAAAAGTCTGTTGGCGTTAGATGAGATAAGTCCTGCAACCAAGCCAGGGCGGAATCTGGAAATCGTACCATTTGAGTGCGCAACACTCTGGAAAAACGTCGTTGAGGAAAAGGAACTGACATGGCCCTGGACTCCGGGGGTAGATCGAAGGTGAGCAGCCTTGGGGCCTGCATATGGCCGCTTTCCCCTCTTTGGCGGCATAGTCGTCAAAAATATAAATCCTATCGTTTGAAGaagcgggagaaggggattCCGAATTCAGCGAAAACCGGCAGGTAGTGCAATGCCGAATATTTTATGCGGACAACTCTGGTAGTAGAATGAATAAGCTGCGGTGGCGTAGACGAAATACCAGGGGTCGAAGTCGGTTCTTGGCGTGTTTTCTGGATGTTGGGAACGAAAGTCCAAAGAGAGTGAAAATCTCCCAGCTTATCCAGTCACATGCCTTCCAGATAAACTTGTGGCCTGGCAAGCGATGTCTGGGGATGGAGCAGTGCTGTCGTTGCCTCAGTGGCAGGAGGATGTCATGAAAGTCTAGCTTTGTATTACTCTTGGCACGCAAGGAAGGTACACTGTTGGAATtggagggttagggtaatCGTAGATTTGACCCAAAGGGCTTGGCGGTTGCCGGGTGTGCACTCGGCAGGCAGCCTTCGCCACAGCTGGCATCTGGTCGTTGTGGAGACCCCCGCGACTCATATGACATACCTCCCTTATGAGCTTGTCCTACCTCTCACCTCTCAAGATCAACCCAGCTTTCTTCCTTCCAGCCTTCTGGCCGTTCCAAAGTCAAACATTGCCGTGCTGCTCCTTGTGGTGTTCCGTCCCATATCGTTTCTTTCGCCAACTTCATCTGTTCTTTGCCTTTGGGCCATTGCTAGAGCTATTTTATCTCCTGCGCAGTGACACTGCATGCCCTTCTTTGTTAGTTCACGCTACAGTGTAGCTGGTGtcctcaagaagctcacaGGATCCATCCGATCAGGAGGACAGAGCTTCTAGCAGGCCAGCATTAACTTCCACCTTGTTTTTGAACCACATTGAAAATCACTGCCGCGACCGTATTCTTTTCCGCTTCTCTGCTTTGTTATATCTTCACCAAATCTGATGAAGTCGATGCGCTCAGGCAGCAACAACTGGCAATCGGCCGTCTCGGAAACATCACCCAAGATCGCGACTGCGATGGAGGCAGCGATATCCGCCGGGGCCGAGGTCAGCCGTGTAGGCCGACGCATCTTGCAGAGAATCTGGGACCCAGAACCTACCAATGATCGAAGCAGCAATGAACcagtgtggtgtttgggttgcTCATATCTCCTCGATACAAAAGAATACGGCACACCCCCtacgctcaccaccagcacaccaCCCGCAGATGCCACTCTTACCGCTATAGTACCCGAGCCTGGGGCAGGCGTGGAATCGGAGCCACGAAGAGCCACAGAGAAGGCGGGAGTGCCGGTGAATACATCGAATGCAAAAGCAGTTCCCCCCATTCCCGTTGCGGCTAGTGGTCAGCACCAGCTACAAGTGCCCGAAACACCTCCTCTCTCCGTTGCCAGCAGTTTTGATTCAGCTCTTGCATACGAAGAGCCCGGTCAAGATGGCGGCTGGCCCCCGGCCTTTCTCGATGATTTCGAGTCCCGCATATGGATGACATATCGTACCGGATTCGAAGTAATTCCTCGCTCGACCGACCCGAAAGCGGCCGCAGCCTTGTCCTTCACCATGCGATTCAAGACTTCTTTTGGGGACCAGACCGGCTTTTCATCAGATACGGGCTGGGGATGCATGATCAGGTCTGGGCAGAGCTTGTTGGCCAATGCAATGTTGATCAGCCGTGCAGGACGTGGTAAGGAATCTCCGGCCATGCTTGCTATAGTGTGTGAACTGTTGCTGATTTGTCTCTCTTGTGCAGCTTGGAGACGACCGACGAACCCTGACATCGAACGCGAAATCGTGTGCCTATTCGCAGATGATCCTCGTGCTCCATATTCCATACAGAACTTTGTCAACCATGGTGCAGCTGCTTGTGGAAAGTACCCTGGAGAGTGGTTTGGCCCATCTGCGACGGCACGGTGCATCCAGTACGTGACCCTTCTGTGGATGGAAACTTGACTCTAACAAACAACAGGGCTCTGGCCAAGAAGCACGATAGCTCCCTGCGAGTGTACCTGACACGAGATCTTCCTGAAGTATACGAAGACAACTTCATGTCAACCGCGAACCCTGACGGCAACCACTTTCACCCGACATTAATTCTGGTATCTACGAGGCTGGGGATTGACAAGATCAACCCAATCTACCATGAAGCGCTCATATCTACCTTACAATTGCCACAAGCCATTGGTATTGCTGGGTAAGCAAGTCCTGATGCACCTTGCATATTCATGCTCTCTAGCCTCCGTCTAACACACTCCAGCGGACGcccgtcatcatcccacTACTTCATCGGTGCTCAGGGGCAATGGCTCTTTTACCTCGATCCCCATCACCCACGGCCAGCGCTTCCTTATCGAGAGAATCCGAACGACTATACCATAGAAGAATTGGACTCCTGCCACACCCGACGATTGCGGCATCTCCACGTAGAAGACATGGACCCTAGCATGCTCATTGGCTTTCTCatcaaggatgaggatgattgGGATCTGTGGAAGAGCTCTGTCAAGCATGTTCAGGGCAAGGCCATCATCAATGTCTCGCCTCATGACCCGGAGCACGGGATGGGTTTCGGTCGAGCTGGAGCgattgatgaggtggagacACTGagtgacgaggacgacacAGATACGGTGCTTGATTTATGACTTGTTTGGAGGTAATATTTTGGGATATGGCAACAAGTAGTTCTGGGGAAAGGGGCGTTGCCAACGCCGTGGTGTGCATGCCCAGGTTAGGGGACTCTCAACAAAACCTTCTCCCCGCTATGATGTTTGAGAATCGAGGACACTCTGCTCGATTAGATGATGCACAGCACTAGCTGATACACGCACCGGTATGGTGATtatttctttctcttctgttTTCCAGATTTACCAGGCGTGGCAGAGACCGGAGCTGCATGGTTGAGTTCTTTGATGTGGTCGAAGAGCTTGTTCTTGCTTGGGAATGCCTCTTTACATACCATACATTGTAGCTGAAGCCCAGCAGTCAGCATCGAATATCATTATTGAGCTTTGCAATACTCAGAAACCTACCGAATCCTGGATTTGTGACTCTGCCTGCCGAGctgctttcttttctcgcTTCAGTTTCGCCTTACCAACCTTTTTACCTGGCGCCGGTTCGCTGAGTGTGAGGTTGGCAACGCTCGCAGCTGTAGAATCTGCCAAGTCTCCGCTATCGTCTGCTTGTGGCTGTGACACCTTCTTGGTGGCTCCTGCCCCGTTGACAATGCGCTCTTCCACCGTGGAACGTGGTGCATACTCGTCATCTTCTGGACTCGACGATGATTGTGTGCTCTGTTCTTGATCATCATCCTGCTCGACGGGCCcttgcttttcttctccgGTCCTCCCGTCCTCAGAAACCAGCGGTGCTGTGTTGGTCAtgtccctctctctctggaTGACTTGCGCGTCCTGCTCTGGCTGTGGAGACTGCGGCGTAGATGCCCCTGGTGAATCTTGAGGATTTAGATCGAAGTGCATGTTTTCCTTTCTCATCTGTCTTTTCAACTGCTGTACTGCCTTGATATGTTTCTTGCTCTTTTCGTGAGCCTCGAACTGTTTCTCACTCCTAAACGTCTTGTTGCACACCACGCATTCgatctcctcaacctcggaCTCTTCTTCCGACATGGAAAACTCGCCCTCGTAGTCTTGGTGTTCTTTCGGCTGCGCCCAGTCTGGCACCACGTACTCGGCCATCTTTTCCTGGTGCGCTGCTCGCGACCGGGCCGCCTGGGCTGCCGCGGAATTGCGAAGGACCTGCTGCCGTTCCGCCTCAGACTGTGTGTTGGGAACATAACGGGGATCTCTTTTCTTGACAAACGCAACGAAAGAGAGGACCGCATCGTTAAATTCTCTGATGCCTTCATCGCGGAgcttcttgttctccttttccatcaAGCGACGGATCCTCCTGTCTGGTGCGTGCGCAAGATGATGCACATCCTTCCACTGAAAGGATTTCCTCGTCGAGAAGCTTGACCACACATTATAAAACGACTTGCCCACCGTGTTGTAGTCGTCTTCCGCTTTGCCAAACGGTGGGTAGTGTGTGGGGGTGGTTCCGTCCCACTCGCAGGCTGCAGCTTCTTCTGCGGCAAGCTGTTCGAAGAAGACGTTCAATATCCCAAAGAAACCACGCGGGCTGTCATCCATCGGTACGCTGGAATTGAATCGACTCATCAGTGCAAAGACAGCATTCGCCGAGGTGTGATTGCCGGGGTCCTGTCCGCCAGGCGCACCCCCAGCCACTTCGTCATCACCCCTGAGGATAGCATCTCGATGCGAGTCGTACCAAGCTCGTTCCTGGGGGTCCGATAGTATTTCGTATGCTGTTTGTAGCTCGGCAAACTTCCGCGTCGCGTTCTCGGTATCGTGGTAGTTGCGATCGGGATGCAGCTCCAACGCCTTTTTCTTGTAGGCCCTCCGAATTCTACATCCAAAAGGCCTCAAAGTCAGACTACATTCATCTTGTACGGGAGCAGGGAgtctctctcactcttcgTCCGGCACCTGACGATCAACCCCTAGAACTTCATAATAGCATGTTTTCTGCTgggtgacggtggtggccgCCTGACTGGCACCCCGAGGTGTGGATTGGTCGGCTCCCATTCGTATAATAAAGGGTGTTTTGATAGTTGGGTGCTCAGGGTTCTACACGTCCGCTGAAGAGAGTGAAAACGAATCAAGAAGCATGTGCATGTTTCCATGCTCCTGGGAAGTAGGGGTCCGAGAGTCCTTCCAGAGACGTTTATGCTTGTCATGCTGCCAACATTTTAGTGGAGCCATGGCGGGGGCGGGGCTACTGTTGGAAATCTTGATGGAGACCATTCTGGTGGGCTGacccatcaccacaaacCTACAGGGCCAAATGACGACGAAATCCCGATTGGGAAAAGTGGCATGTGTCTCAATGCCCACCACAAAATAAGCGGTGCATCTAGACTTTTCACGGATACATGGCGAGGTCGGACGAGCGTTGAGGGGTTCAGGGTTCAGGGTTGTTTACGGGTTGAGAAAGGAGAGATGAACACGCTCGATTCCGTCTGATTCCTTCTTTTCGCTAGCTTGAACGCTCCGAACGTTTGGCCGCTGCTCAAAGGCGCCATTACAAACCTCTTGCTTGACAAACTGCAACCGCCACCCATTTTGTCACGTTGACTGTGGGGAATTGGCTAGGGGGGAGGCCAAGCAACCACTACCAGGTGTCCTATCCTTGGCTTCCGCGCTTTGGCTGGTCTGGCCGTCTGTCACCTCGTCTTGAACCACCTTCACCGAGAAGCAACATTACCTATAAatcccctcccgccccatCTTGACCCGCGACTGCAAATTCGGCACCCTGAGAAGCATATCGAGCGCCTTGTCCCGCCATGCACATGCCATCCTCGCAGTTACATTTTAAGCCAGCCAGGTCAGTGGTAACATTACGATGAAATTCGGCCACGCCTTCAAGGAGGCCTTGGAGGCTGAGACCTATCCAAGACACTGGGTAGACAAGGCGGTTCCCTATCGTCAGCTCAAAAAGATCCTTGGTAAGGTGCGGGAGGAGCTGATAAACAATGGCTACGATCCGGACACGTTACAAAAGCTGGTAGCTGAGCGAAACGCCGAATACCGCTTAGAGTCGGACGACTCCCATCTCCTGAGACCCAAACTGGTTGTGCGTCCAGCCACTACAAGTGCTCAACCTCTGGATCAGAAAACAGAAGTCGACTCGCTGCCAGAATCACCAGTATCTCtatctcccacctcttccgCCAGCACAGAACCTGGACCATCAGCCTTGACACATGACTCTGCGCCCCCGTGTAGCCATcgccagcaacaaaccaGTGACGGCGAGTGGGTTGACGTCCCGTTGGATGCCGATGCTCGCTTTTTCAGTGTCCTCCAGCAGGATGTCAATGAGTTGGATACTCTCCAGGACAAGGAGCGGGTTGCCATGATCGAAAACATCCACGTGATTGGAAACGAGATCGCACAAGTAGCCAGACCGCGAAAACCAGTCATCGACTTCTCCCGGTCAGATCTGTATCGCTGGCGCGAGATTCTGGACCTTTACCTCTCGGCCgaggtcttcttctccaccaacgAGGTTTCCGGCGGTGCTCGCAGCAGCGACAGAGCTCGCAAGCAACTCGTCTGGTTCCAAGAAGAGGTGGGCAAGCGCCAGCTGCCGCAGAAGTTCAAGATTAAGTCCAGCGCCGTCGCCTTCCAACACTTCCTCTCGTTGAATGCCACGCTACTGCAGAACTTGCAGTTCCAGGAACTGAATCAGACAGCCATAACAAAAATAATCAAAAGTAGGCTCTCGGAATGCTCAGGGTGCCACTCGTCCCATCTTCAAGCCGTCCACTAGACTAACCCGCTCCCTCTTTTGCTGTAGAATTCGACAAGAGAACGTCCCTGGGGGTGAAAAAGACTTTTCCAAAAGTCATGAACTCGGCACACTTCATCTCCGAGACCATATCCAAGGACATCTGCGCCCAGCTGTCTCGAGACGTCATCAGCCTTGTCCCACAAGTCGTGGATTACACGTGCATTGTCTGTAAGTGACACATATGTTGTGCAGCCTAGCGGGTGGGCTGTGTCTCGGTGCTGAGGCCAGGAGAGAACCAATGTAATGTCTTCGATACTgacctccctctctctaTCTCACACAGGCCTCTCCATATGTTGGCTGCCCATCCGACTGGACTGCGACCATCTGTTTTGCATCCGGTGCATGATCAAGATGCAAAACAGGCAAAAGCGCTTCTGCCCGCTATGTCGAGCCGATGTGATTCAACGGGCCAACGAAAGTATGTTGTCTCTTTCAATCCCGCTGTTTCATGAATCCTGGTCGCTAACCTTCCACACAGCACATATTGATATGGAGCTCGTTCGATACTTGGAAAGGTGGTTTCCaaaggagaccaaggagaagcagaggAACAACGAGGACGAGCGGCGAAAGGAGCTCCTGGGCGATTTGTACGTGGAAGGTGCACAGCCGCCGTGTATCGTGATGTGATCCCTGTGCAAGGGAAGCAAAAAAGGAAGGGATAATTTACCTAATGGAAGTTGTACATAAAGTCAGACACAGTGATACCTCAGCAGGAGTTTTGAGCGAATTGGGTATGGTAGCATTACGGGGGctttggttgatgttgctttCAAATTCTATGCGTTCTACACGGAACTGCCTATTGCGAGCCGTGCTCTGCTACATGCAATGCAGCTTCAAACACCTTTACAATTTCAGCAGTGTCCTCCAACCCGACGCTGATGCGGATCAGATCAGGGTCAACACCAAATTGCGACGCCCATTCCAACTCTTGATAGTGAGCCAGAAGCACATAGGGGGATGTCAACGTGAAGTTGGTTCCCAGGCTTGGCCCCTTGGCTGTGTCAACAGCATCATAAAATGCAACAGCCTGCTCCTTGCGGTGGAACACGACCGAGATCAACCCGCCGTACCCTCCACCAGGAACCTTGCAGGCTTCGTAGTTGGCGCTGGACTCGTTGTCACGCGGGTAAAAGACCGccttgatgagcttgttCTCACGAAACACATCACAGATGGCCTCAGCGTTGGCGTTGATCCGTTCAATCCGAGACGCAAAGTCCCGGCTATTTCGCTCCATGAACATGACATCCTCGGGCCAGTATGTGTCCTCGTACCCCGTGCGGGCAAAGTCTTTTAACGCAGAGTAGTATCGACTGTTTGGGTTAAAGATGGCACTGCCTCCCATGACGTTGCAGTCACCCGAGAAGATCTTGGTCAAGCTAGAGACGACGATATCGGCGAAGGGGAGAACGTTGATGTTGGCAAAGGTCCCGATTGTTTCGTCCACCACGACGGCAAAGTCGTACTTGTCGGCCATCTCGCGGATGCGGGCAAGATTGGGGCAAGTGAGGAGCGGATTGCCCGGGAATTCACAAAAGAGCCCCAGGAAGCGCTCGCCTGCTTTCAGCCGAGCTTCGAGGTCGTCAAGGTCGGCCTCGGACGCATTGCCGTAGAAGACGCATCCAGGGCCAAACTTCTCAAGAATCTTGAGGGTGTCAACATAAGGGAACCCGAAGTTGACCGACTTGAGACCTCCACGCGCTCCAAGAAGGGCACGGTGAGCGTTAAAGATGGCGTTCATGCCGGCTGGGAAAAGATAGATGTCGTCCTCGCGGAGGTTGACAACACCACGGGTATTAGATTCCATCTCCTTTTCGGGCACCGGGCTAGCTGTTAGTTCACGATCGCTTCTGAGCGCCCCGGCAATTCGCCGTTTGATGGCCGATTTGGCGGgctcaacaaaagaaacatcCAGGTTCCGACCGAAGCGCTCCTCCAAGAATCGCGACGTCTCCTCTCTGTCAGGGACGGTTGTTGACGTTTgggatgtggttgatggcttTCCTGCGTCGAGAGAGCCCCTTCGTTGGTAACGCTTTGGTCCTCTGCATGGCTTTGGGCTCATGGGCGCAGCCGTGTTCTTGGGGGATTCATCCACACGCAACAGACCATCCTTGAAGAGACTGTGACAGAACTCTGCCCTGCGGCTAGAGACACCATCGCCCGTGTGCTGCCAATACTGCTTCAGAAAACTGAAACCCTCGGGAGAGCAGATGACGGCCGAGATAGAGGGAGATAGCCCACGAAGAGCCTTGGACTGCGGGTTTGCCGGGTCAAGAACCAGATGCAGAACTTCAAGAGATGACACGATGGCAGGAAGAGCGCGTAATTTGACAAAGCTCACACACCGGGCAGCAACCTGACGAGTTGGGAACAGAAAAGCAACCAGCCCTTTCCGCCCAATTTTCTCCAGAATGTCTTTGGCAAAAGCTTGGATGCTCCTGTGgatgaagaagctggagaataGACTGCCGTTTTAGTATCATGGCACATGATCAAGACCTTTGAAAATGAATGGTGCGAGCAAAAGATGAAGCAAGTGACATACCGAGGATAACCAGTGGTCATACTGCCAACAACCCagtcctctccttcttcataACCAACATTTGCTCTCCACGTTGGTAGTGACACACTCACCGCCTAAGCAATCATCGAGATGTTGTGGTTAGCCACCAAGACCGAACATGTTTAAACAATAAGAGTGACCATAAAGTTGCTTACATGCTCCGTGTGCGGCGGGATAGACTCGCCGAGGTTGAAGGCGGGCATTGTATCTCAAGAAGCGTAGAGTCACAGTTTTGACTCGGTTGTTGCGCTCCTAATTTTGCAATCTCTCTGTCCTCGGCTTCGACAGCACGCAGAGCGTGATAAGATGGCGTCTGTTATGAGGTGGTGTACGCCGAAATCAGCGAGATTCCCCAAGTTTCTAGACAGGAGAGGAAATGGTCGAGCTCGATTGGTGGTACGGATACTGTCAAGGGGGATGGTACACTAAAACGGTCCAAGGTAGAGATGTGTGGTGGGTGCAGAGTGGATGGGTGTACCCACGTTTCCGACGTCCAAAATTGTCCAATTATGAACTTTATTTTATACTAATGGAATGTTCCACGTCCCTGTATCCTGTCCATCGTCTTAACTATGCCGCCACAAACTGCGTGGGATGGCGTGGGTTGGACTATCAAAGCGAACAGTTGCACATTATATTCCGAGTATCGGAGGCAAAAAATGGAGTCATTTTTTCTACCGGCTTCCTGATTTCTTGGATGTGTCTACATGCCTTACGGGTAACCAGCTTGTATCCCTCCCGCCACTACCAGCGAAACACATGGCATTCAACACCAAACAAGAGCAGAAAGAAGCACTGTCTGGTGCCGCTATGTCAGTGGGCAGTGACCAAGTGTGCTTGCCATGCCAAATGGTGTCAATGAAGCTTTGTGGACAGCGACCCCCACCTTTCCGGAACGTGCCCCACTCTTGCCACCTACACCTCAATCTTCCCAGTCATCGAAGGACACAAGGATTGGCAGAGGACTAGAAGTGAGAGAGAATCTCAATAGAAGACACTTTAGCAGGTTGCAAGTGGTATACCGGCGGCAACCAACCGTTTGATTCTGCCCGTGTTATGAAAACAAAATGTTCGGCCTATACATATGTCTGCATATTTCGGATGACAGGGGTCCCAGTCTTGCGGCACTCCGGGCCCGGATGGGTCCCGTAGACGGTTGGTAGTTACGGATATGAGCTCCCGACGCCGTCGAAGCCGGTGGTGACTGGCGGCGGTCCACCGTTGTAGCAGTCCAGTGCCATATTCACACCAAGTCggaccaccacgaccacttTGTAAGCATGGCCGGTACATCCAATTTAGATCCAGGCCCTATCCTGCCCGGTTCATTAACTCTAGCTTACATATGTCCACCATCCGTTTCTTTGCTCCCACCCTGAAAATGTCATGACCCAATGCACCTGTTCCCCCAACCGGTAATCTTTGCATGTATCCATCTCCGCCATGATTTAGCTGCTCCCAGCACGTGATGCCCTCCTGAAAAAGCCAAACAAAAAATATAAAAAGAGAGCAGTAAAAGAAAGTGAAATCATCATACAGATCGCTCTGTGCCAAAACTAGCATGCTCTCACCAGTTCGGAAGAGTAGGTAGCCAATATGCGTCGCCTATATGCTCTAAATCAGATATCGTCATTAACGACTCCTCCGGCTTCCAACACAGCTAATGCTATCGCTGGGCGCAATGctgtcagcatcatcatcgtcgtcgtcctccccaTAGCGAGCGCGACTGCTTCCTCCACTGCTCCGGGGAAGTGGCGCATGGCGGGCTGAATAGTATGCACCAGCTCGATTATCGCTGGGGTAGGTGGCCTCGCGAGCTGAGAGATACGGCGGTGCCCTCCCACTTGCGAGGAGCGGGTCGCGCGCCGACGTATACGGAGAAGCCCGGCTATCTGAGAATGGGATGTGACGGGCCGAGCCATAAATCTCCTCCCGGCTGTATCCTCGAGGACTGTCGCTAACCTTGTATGTTGTTGTGGTTACACGACTGCCCGACCTTGAGTGCGAGACAGGATGTGATGACGGCAGATAAGCATCAGCTGGCGATGCGCGGAGCGTATTACTGGACCTTTGGCTGCGCGAAGACACGTAGCTATCCCGTTCTGGGCCATCATACGTATACCCACGTTGGACAATGGGCGGATGTttggaggacttggagcTCACATAACCGCGGTACTCGGGCTCCCCGAGAAGATATGGCTCGCGGCTGTTGGCTGCTTCACTGCGTGGGCGTACAGAAGCCCGCGAACGAGGTATTGAGTGACGGCCCCGCGCATCGTCATAGGCGCCATCCACATCTCTGCTCCTCGGCGAGGTGACTTGGGTATATCGAGCAACGTAGTCTGGCCCTTGCCTCCGATAATCGAGACCGGAACCATACTCGTCAGAATACCGCCCCTTATCCGCGGGCCGCTCCGTGTCCAAATACCGGCCTTTGCGATCCAAATAGCTGTCATACTTGTCCGGGAAGGTGGAGCGGCGGCTGAAGGGGGGGGCATCATAGTCGTCGTGCGCCGAAGCACGGGTGCGGTCGCCCTTGACCATGTTGTAGGTGAGAGCAGCTCCGGCAGCAACGCCAGCAACCCCGAGCAAAGTTCCGACAACAGCGCCGGCACTTAGTCCGGTCGAGTTCTCCCTGGCCGAGGCAGTCGGTTCGTAGTTGAAAGTGCCCGTCGTGACACCGCGCTTCAATCCTGCcgcggggggaggaggccttCTCACGTCGTGGtcgtggccgtggtggtcgtcctcgtcgtcgtagtCTCCGACTTCTACTTCTTCTTCGTAGTCGTGGTAGCTCAGCGAGCGTCGTGGATCAGCCCGGGGTGGGCCGCTGTACGCAGAACTGGCACCAGCAGGGGCGGGTCGTGACGAGCCTGCCACGTCGAAATTCCAGGTCAATATACGGCCTGCTTCTTCGTCGGTTGACCGTGTGCGCCGGACAGTCGAGCCGCTGTAGTGTGGAGGGTAGTGGAGAGGGGGCTGGTACACAATCTCCATGATGTTGTAGTCCAAGTCACTTATAACCACGCGGGTCCCGCCACTGTGCGTTGTCGCCCGGTGGGCAGACGCGCCACTGGCCGCCGGGTAGGCCTCGGCAGGGTGGCGCAAGTATGATGTGTCCCGAAGATCGGGATTAGCCCGAAATGCAAACTCAAAGGCTTCGTCGGCCGCGCCTGGCGAGGGAGCGGTGACCGCTATGCGTGAGCGCCTCAGGGGCCGGTCTCTGCTTGCGACCACCTGGCGGAGCTGGAAAACTGGATCCCGTTCTGACTTGCCAAATGTAACCGACGGGAAGTGCCCGCGCTCTGTGCTGATGTGTCGAAGGCCCAGAGGTTCAACAATGGCAGAATAGAAAGAcaatgatgaggagaggtcctccacctcgaggAAAGGGAGTTGGGGCATTTTACacggggagaaggggtgAGGGGATCCAGGGCGGTTGTGCCTCAGCGGAAAGGCAGCAGCCTTCGGCAAGAGCACAATGACAAGGAGCCTGTGTGATaagtgtggtggtgcaaCGCGACGGCGGCAGCAATAGGCCGGCAAACGGTCGAACTGCGTGCCCA comes from the Podospora pseudocomata strain CBS 415.72m chromosome 5, whole genome shotgun sequence genome and includes:
- a CDS encoding hypothetical protein (COG:O; EggNog:ENOG503P0AW), producing the protein MKFGHAFKEALEAETYPRHWVDKAVPYRQLKKILGKVREELINNGYDPDTLQKLVAERNAEYRLESDDSHLLRPKLVVRPATTSAQPLDQKTEVDSLPESPVSLSPTSSASTEPGPSALTHDSAPPCSHRQQQTSDGEWVDVPLDADARFFSVLQQDVNELDTLQDKERVAMIENIHVIGNEIAQVARPRKPVIDFSRSDLYRWREILDLYLSAEVFFSTNEVSGGARSSDRARKQLVWFQEEVGKRQLPQKFKIKSSAVAFQHFLSLNATLLQNLQFQELNQTAITKIIKKFDKRTSLGVKKTFPKVMNSAHFISETISKDICAQLSRDVISLVPQVVDYTCIVCLSICWLPIRLDCDHLFCIRCMIKMQNRQKRFCPLCRADVIQRANETHIDMELVRYLERWFPKETKEKQRNNEDERRKELLGDLYVEGAQPPCIVM
- the ATG4 gene encoding Cysteine protease atg4 (COG:U; COG:Z; EggNog:ENOG503NVXP; MEROPS:MER0013559; BUSCO:EOG09264B3O), whose protein sequence is MKSMRSGSNNWQSAVSETSPKIATAMEAAISAGAEVSRVGRRILQRIWDPEPTNDRSSNEPVWCLGCSYLLDTKEYGTPPTLTTSTPPADATLTAIVPEPGAGVESEPRRATEKAGVPVNTSNAKAVPPIPVAASGQHQLQVPETPPLSVASSFDSALAYEEPGQDGGWPPAFLDDFESRIWMTYRTGFEVIPRSTDPKAAAALSFTMRFKTSFGDQTGFSSDTGWGCMIRSGQSLLANAMLISRAGRAWRRPTNPDIEREIVCLFADDPRAPYSIQNFVNHGAAACGKYPGEWFGPSATARCIQALAKKHDSSLRVYLTRDLPEVYEDNFMSTANPDGNHFHPTLILVSTRLGIDKINPIYHEALISTLQLPQAIGIAGGRPSSSHYFIGAQGQWLFYLDPHHPRPALPYRENPNDYTIEELDSCHTRRLRHLHVEDMDPSMLIGFLIKDEDDWDLWKSSVKHVQGKAIINVSPHDPEHGMGFGRAGAIDEVETLSDEDDTDTVLDL
- the STR2 gene encoding Cystathionine gamma-synthase (COG:E; EggNog:ENOG503NWEN), translating into MPAFNLGESIPPHTEHAVSVSLPTWRANVGYEEGEDWVVGSMTTGYPRFFIHRSIQAFAKDILEKIGRKGLVAFLFPTRQVAARCVSFVKLRALPAIVSSLEVLHLVLDPANPQSKALRGLSPSISAVICSPEGFSFLKQYWQHTGDGVSSRRAEFCHSLFKDGLLRVDESPKNTAAPMSPKPCRGPKRYQRRGSLDAGKPSTTSQTSTTVPDREETSRFLEERFGRNLDVSFVEPAKSAIKRRIAGALRSDRELTASPVPEKEMESNTRGVVNLREDDIYLFPAGMNAIFNAHRALLGARGGLKSVNFGFPYVDTLKILEKFGPGCVFYGNASEADLDDLEARLKAGERFLGLFCEFPGNPLLTCPNLARIREMADKYDFAVVVDETIGTFANINVLPFADIVVSSLTKIFSGDCNVMGGSAIFNPNSRYYSALKDFARTGYEDTYWPEDVMFMERNSRDFASRIERINANAEAICDVFRENKLIKAVFYPRDNESSANYEACKVPGGGYGGLISVVFHRKEQAVAFYDAVDTAKGPSLGTNFTLTSPYVLLAHYQELEWASQFGVDPDLIRISVGLEDTAEIVKVFEAALHVAEHGSQ
- a CDS encoding hypothetical protein (COG:O; EggNog:ENOG503NX06) — its product is MGADQSTPRGASQAATTVTQQKTCYYEVLGVDRQVPDEEIRRAYKKKALELHPDRNYHDTENATRKFAELQTAYEILSDPQERAWYDSHRDAILRGDDEVAGGAPGGQDPGNHTSANAVFALMSRFNSSVPMDDSPRGFFGILNVFFEQLAAEEAAACEWDGTTPTHYPPFGKAEDDYNTVGKSFYNVWSSFSTRKSFQWKDVHHLAHAPDRRIRRLMEKENKKLRDEGIREFNDAVLSFVAFVKKRDPRYVPNTQSEAERQQVLRNSAAAQAARSRAAHQEKMAEYVVPDWAQPKEHQDYEGEFSMSEEESEVEEIECVVCNKTFRSEKQFEAHEKSKKHIKAVQQLKRQMRKENMHFDLNPQDSPGASTPQSPQPEQDAQVIQRERDMTNTAPLVSEDGRTGEEKQGPVEQDDDQEQSTQSSSSPEDDEYAPRSTVEERIVNGAGATKKVSQPQADDSGDLADSTAASVANLTLSEPAPGKKVGKAKLKREKKAARQAESQIQDSLQCMVCKEAFPSKNKLFDHIKELNHAAPVSATPGKSGKQKRKK